A genomic window from Solanum stenotomum isolate F172 chromosome 10, ASM1918654v1, whole genome shotgun sequence includes:
- the LOC125841666 gene encoding calcium-dependent protein kinase 1-like — translation MGNCNSLSSDQAATTSSSAGGGGGATSAPSTTGIRIIPSSQTPPPRPFSGIGRVLGRPMEDVRSIYIFGGELGRGQFGVTYLVTNKKTRQQFACKSIATRKLINKDDVDDVRREVQIMHHLTGHRNIVELKGTFEDKHHVHLVMELCAGGELFDRIIAKGHYSERAAAGVCRQMVTVVHNCHSMGVMHRDLKPENFLFLSSDESSPLKATDFGLSVFFKPGDVFKDLVGSAYYVAPEVLRREYGPEADIWSAGVILYILLSGVPPFYGENDQSIFDAVLRGHLDFSSDPWPSVSSSAKDLVKKMLRSDPRERISAAEVLNHPWMREDGDASDKPLDIAVLSRMKQFRAMNKLKKVALKVIAENLSEEEIIGLKEMFKSIDTDDSGTITFEELKAGLTKMGTKLSESEVRQLMEAADVDGNGTIDYLEFITATMHLNRMEREDHLYKAFEYFDKDKSGYITMEELEHALKEYNITDEKTIKEIIAEVDTDNDGRINYDEFAAMMRKGNPDFVNNRRRR, via the exons atgggcAACTGTAACAGCTTATCTTCCGACCAAGCCGCCACCACTTCCTCCTCCGCCGGCGGTGGCGGCGGCGCCACTTCAGCGCCGTCGACCACCGGTATCAGAATCATCCCTTCCTCACAAACACCACCTCCACGACCATTCTCCGGCATCGGCCGTGTTCTCGGCCGGCCAATGGAGGATGTCCGGTCCATCTACATTTTCGGCGGCGAACTCGGCCGCGGTCAATTCGGAGTCACCTACTTAGTTACTAACAAAAAAACGCGCCAGCAGTTCGCGTGCAAGTCAATCGCTACACGAAAACTCATCAACAAGGACGATGTCGACGACGTCCGCCGTGAAGTTCAGATCATGCATCACCTTACCGGTCACCGGAACATCGTTGAGCTTAAAGGAACTTTTGAGGATAAACATCACGTTCATCTCGTCATGGAACTTTGTGCCGGCGGCGAGCTTTTTGACCGGATAATTGCTAAAGGACACTATTCCGAGCGAGCTGCTGCTGGAGTTTGCCGGCAGATGGTGACTGTTGTTCACAATTGTCATTCTATGGGAGTTATGCATAGGGATTTAAAACCTGAAAATTTCCTGTTTTTGAGCTCCGATGAAAGTTCACCATTGAAGGCTACTGATTTTGGACTATCAGTCTTTTTCAAACCAG GTGATGTGTTCAAAGACCTGGTTGGTAGTGCATATTACGTTGCTCCTGAAGTTCTACGCCGAGAATATGGACCTGAAGCTGATATTTGGAGTGCTGGAGTTATTCTATACATTCTACTCAGTGGTGTTCCACCATTTTATGGAG AGAATGATCAGAGTATCTTTGATGCTGTTCTTCGAGGTCATCTTGATTTTTCATCTGATCCTTGGCCTTCAGTATCGAGTAGCGCTAAAGATCTTGTTAAGAAGATGCTACGATCTGATCCTAGAGAAAGGATTTCTGCAGCTGAAGTCCTAA ATCATCCATGGATGAGAGAAGATGGTGATGCATCTGACAAACCTCTTGACATTGCTGTCTTATCTAGAATGAAACAATTCCGTGCTATGAACAAGCTGAAGAAAGTAGCACTGAAG GTAATTGCTGAAAATCTTTCTGAGGAAGAAATCATTGGCTTGAAGGAAATGTTCAAATCTATAGACACAGATGACAGTGGGACAATTACATTTGAAGAATTGAAAGCTGGTCTTACAAAAATGGGTACAAAGCTTTCTGAGTCAGAAGTCAGGCAGTTGATGGAAGCG GCTGATGTTGATGGAAATGGAACAATTGATTACCTTGAGTTCATAACAGCTACGATGCACCTGAATCGCATGGAAAGAGAAGATCACTTGTACAAAGCCTTTGAGTATTTTGACAAGGATAAGAGCGG GTATATTACGATGGAAGAATTGGAGCATGCGCTGAAGGAATACAACATTACTGatgaaaaaacaataaaagagaTCATTGCTGAAGTTGACACAGACAAT GATGGAAGAATCAATTACGATGAGTTCGCTGCCATGATGAGGAAAGGTAATCCAGATTTTGTCAACAATAGGCGCCGCAGATGA
- the LOC125841919 gene encoding uncharacterized protein LOC125841919 yields the protein MDSRFHYLGFSANPSLNTSKSLGDSIRVNGAGAEGADCADTTLQLDSVGSLMPLFPATKEIKHNWSLIRGSIDQQIGSSLCLSLGRSSSASESKWSSGIVCTSISPAKEIGESSMDLEVDFGLYLANDKKLRPKSLINSDPKVLDEEPAIDLELSLSSSAAESDVTSLHLTSTSPQSVIKVPHGFGGALQTDEVSAVSHWKTSSTFHPLHVPQDQGSSYFSKQVTKEVEPSSVSLDPSSSIITNQNSSVTCTAETKKQQRGSGIKQCQFKDCIKGARGASGFCIAHGGGRRCQKPDCHKGAEGRTAFCKAHGGGRRCGFLDCTKSAEGRTGFCIAHGGGRRCSHEDCTRAARGKSGLCIRHGGGKRCQEENCIRSAEGLSGFCISHGGGRRCQYPQCSKGAQGSTMFCKGHGGGKRCTFEGCNRGAEGSTPFCKGHGGGKRCSFEGGGICPKSVHGGTLFCVRHGGGKRCAIPECSKSARGRTDYCVRHGGGKRCKFVDCGKSAQGSTDFCKAHGSGKRCSWGQPDSGFGQMDSPCNSFAKGKSGLVESHVEQDKRVHGGGDTLGAAILDSTPLNPGKMKEIDIMNTGWKYFGFNQASMPVGGSSSSVSEGRVHGGSLMAMLAGGSCHTLNSSTGTVNTSVPGKPFVTPKNWT from the coding sequence ATGGACTCCAGATTCCACTATTTGGGGTTTTCTGCAAACCCTTCATTGAATACATCCAAGAGTCTGGGAGATTCCATCCGAGTTAATGGAGCTGGAGCTGAAGGTGCTGATTGTGCTGATACCACCCTGCAACTTGATTCCGTTGGGTCCTTAATGCCTTTATTCCCTGCCACAAAGGAAATAAAACACAATTGGAGCTTGATTCGTGGATCTATTGATCAGCAAATTGGTTCATCTTTGTGTCTAAGCTTAGGTCGTTCATCAAGTGCCTCGGAAAGTAAGTGGAGTTCAGGCATTGTATGTACCTCAATATCTCCAGCGAAAGAAATTGGTGAATCCTCGATGGACCTGGAGGTGGACTTTGGTCTTTATCTTGCCAATGATAAGAAACTAAGGCCAAAAAGTTTGATCAACTCCGATCCAAAAGTACTTGATGAAGAGCCTGCAATTGATCTGGAATTGAGTCTTTCCAGTAGTGCTGCTGAATCTGATGTTACCAGTTTGCATCTAACCTCCACTTCACCACAAAGTGTCATAAAGGTGCCACATGGTTTTGGTGGAGCTCTTCAGACTGATGAAGTATCAGCGGTTTCTCATTGGAAGACCAGTAGCACTTTTCATCCGTTACATGTGCCACAGGACCAAGGGTCTAGTTACTTCTCGAAACAGGTGACAAAAGAAGTTGAGCCATCTTCAGTCTCTCTTGATCCTTCCTCAAGTATAATAACAAATCAAAATAGCTCAGTCACTTGTACTGCTGAAACAAAGAAGCAGCAACGCGGCAGTGGCATCAAACAATGTCAGTTCAAGGATTGTATTAAAGGAGCAAGAGGTGCTTCCGGCTTTTGCATTGCCCATGGTGGAGGACGTAGGTGTCAAAAACCAGACTGCCATAAGGGAGCTGAAGGTCGAACTGCCTTCTGTAAAGCCCATGGTGGTGGTCGGCGGTGTGGATTCCTTGATTGTACCAAGAGTGCAGAAGGACGCACTGGTTTCTGTATTGCACATGGGGGTGGACGCCGTTGCAGTCATGAAGACTGCACCCGTGCTGCCAGAGGGAAGTCCGGATTATGCATTAGACATGGTGGGGGCAAGAGATGCCAGGAAGAAAACTGCATAAGAAGTGCTGAAGGACTCTCTGGCTTTTGCATTTCACATGGAGGTGGCCGGCGGTGTCAATACCCCCAGTGCTCTAAAGGGGCACAAGGAAGCACCATGTTTTGCAAAGGCCACGGTGGTGGGAAACGTTGCACATTTGAAGGGTGCAATAGGGGCGCAGAGGGGAGCACACCTTTCTGTAAGGGTCATGGTGGAGGGAAAAGATGTTCATTTGAAGGAGGTGGGATTTGCCCAAAGAGTGTTCACGGAGGGACTCTCTTCTGTGTTAGACATGGTGGTGGTAAGAGATGTGCCATACCAGAGTGCTCCAAGAGTGCTAGGGGCCGGACAGATTATTGTGTGCGTCATGGTGGTGGTAAAAGATGCAAGTTCGTAGACTGTGGAAAAAGTGCTCAGGGTAGCACTGATTTCTGCAAGGCGCATGGCAGTGGAAAAAGATGTTCTTGGGGCCAACCTGATTCCGGATTTGGCCAAATGGATAGTCCTTGTAACTCATTTGCAAAAGGGAAGAGTGGACTTGTTGAATCTCATGTGGAGCAAGACAAACGTGTTCATGGTGGTGGTGATACTCTAGGGGCTGCGATCTTGGATTCAACACCCCTAAATCCCGGGAAGATGAAGGAGATCGATATCATGAACACAGGTTGGAAATATTTTGGATTCAATCAAGCAAGTATGCCAGTAGGTGGAAGCTCATCATCAGTTTCCGAAGGGAGAGTGCATGGAGGAAGTTTGATGGCAATGCTGGCAGGTGGTTCATGCCATACCTTAAACAGCAGCACAGGCACAGTGAATACATCCGTGCCAGGCAAACCTTTTGTAACACCAAAGAACTGGACGTGA